From a region of the Narcine bancroftii isolate sNarBan1 chromosome 5, sNarBan1.hap1, whole genome shotgun sequence genome:
- the LOC138764259 gene encoding Friend leukemia integration 1 transcription factor-like — MDCTIKEALNAVTENQGLYDSSYSSSHLIKAEIPSGIYTQTNKGSTDVGDSDWINQTSRINVKRETGRVNGASESPVDCSVVRRNKVVSGSDNGPGPYNVSYGAEPRENSPTSSQNEKRVIVPADPGVWTQDHVCQWLDWAVKEYSLSDVDCSIFQNIDGRELCKMTKDDMMRLTSEYNADILLSHLSYLRENSPTFTYPSSHPPQHNRPSIKTEAVYEDARRTSWSGCTNSVTKGSPVDTTPPGRPCEQPRLHAGSGQIQLWQFLLELLSDGNNTSCITWEGANGEFKMTDPDEVARRWGERKSKPNMNYDKLSRALRYYYDKNIMTKVHGKRYAYKFDFQGIALTHQSHAPDSPAYKYPADLPYPVGYHPHQQKLNFVTPQPPPMSVSFTPTNSYWSSASTTVYPGVSRHPGPHLPSHLGPFY; from the exons GAAGCTCTGAACGCTGTCACGGAGAACCAGGGTCTCTATGATTCCTCCTACTCTTCTTCCCATCTTATTAAAGCGGAGATTCCATCTGGGATTTACACTCAGACAAACAAGGGGAGCACGGATGTCGGAGATTCCGACTGGATCAACCAGACCTCCCGCATCAATGTGAAGCGTGAGACAGGCCGTGTCAATGGTGCCAG TGAGAGCCCGGTCGACTGTAGCGTGGTGAGGAGGAACAAGGTGGTGAGTGGCTCGGACAATGGTCCAGGCCCCTACAACGTGAGCTATGGTGCCGAACCGCGGGAGAACTCGCCCACTAGCAGTCAGAACGAGAAGAGAGTCATTGTCCCAGCAG ACCCAGGGGTTTGGACTCAGGACCACGTGTGCCAGTGGCTGGACTGGGCAGTGAAAGAGTACAGTCTGTCTGACGTGGACTGCAGCATCTTCCAGAATATCGATGGCCGGGAGCTGTGCAAGATGACCAAGGATGACATGATGCGGCTCACATCGGAGTACAATGCCGACATCCTGCTATCCCACCTCAGCTACCTCCGTGAAA ACAGCCCCACCTTCACCTACCCCAGTTCACACCCACCCCAACACAACCGGCCATCCATCAAAACAG AAGCTGTGTATGAAGACGCTCGGAGAACAAGCTGGTCTGGTTGTACCAACTCCGTGACAAAAG GTTCACCCGTAGATACCACCCCTCCAGGCAGACCTTGTGAACAACCTCGACTTCACGCAG gcAGTGGCCAAATCCAGCTGTGGCAGTTCCTGCTGGAGCTCCTGTCGGACGGGAATAACACATCCTGCATCACCTGGGAGGGGGCAAACGGCGAGTTCAAGATGACAGACCCGGACGAGGTGGCTCGCCGCTGGGGCGAACGCAAAAGCAAACCCAATATGAACTATGACAAGCTGAGCCGGGCGCTGCGATATTACTACGACAAAAACATCATGACCAAAGTCCACGGCAAGCGATATGCCTACAAGTTCGACTTCCAAGGCATTGCTCTCACCCACCAGAGCCACGCGCCCGACTCCCCCGCCTACAAGTACCCCGCAGACCTCCCGTACCCGGTGGGCTACCACCCCCACCAGCAGAAGCTCAACtttgtcacccctcagcctcccccCATGTCtgtctccttcacccccaccAACTCTTACTGGAGCTCGGCGTCAACCACGGTGTACCCCGGCGTGTCTCGTCATCCTGGGCCGCACCTGCCATCTCACCTGGGCCCCTTCTACTAA